GCTTCGACAGACGTTTATTCCGAAAGGAATTGATCAAAGCGCGGCGCTGGGTCAATAAACACGATGATATTGTACTTAAGGCTTGGTGTCTTGCAACATTCGGCCACATGTACAAGGATGTGATCCTGGAAGTTTTCCAGACCACGATGCGCACCTGATCGGCTCATAAAGTTTTCGAACGCCTACTTCTTATTGATCAGAAAGTCCAAATTGCGCCGCAACCCGTTGAACTTCGTGCGTTTTACCGGACTACCTTCAAAGAGTCGATCGAAAACGACCTCGGTCATGCCGTGCCATTCATCGGCACTCATGGCCATTAGTTCTGGCTTGGGTGTGAACTGAGGCTCTTTGTGGGGCGTACTGAACCGGTTCCATGGGCATACCTGTTGGCAAATATCGCAGCCGAAAACCCTGTTCTCCATTTTCCCCGCGAATTCGGTCGGGATAGCGTCCTTCAGCTCGATCGTCAGGTAGCTGATACAACGTGAACCATCCACTCCGTAGGGTGTGATCGCATCGGTTGGGCAAGCATCAATGCAGCGTGTGCATGTGCCACAATGGTCCGTTACAGGTGCATCCGGAGCCAGGTCCAGATCGACGATGATCTCACACAAGAAAAAGTACGACCCTACCCCTTGCCGGATCACGTTCGTGTGTTTGCCTACCCAACCTAATCCGGAGCGCTTTGCCCACGCTTTCTCCAGCACTGGCGCACTATCCACGAATGAGCGCATGGCCACATCGCCGAATTGTAGCTTGATGTATTCCATCAAGGGCTTCAACCGTTGTTTCACGACTTTGTGGTAATCGCGTCCGAAGGCGTAGGTGCTCAGTTTTGGGACTTCGGGGTCTTCTTGCTTCAATGGTGTATGGTAGTTGTATGCTAAGCTGATCAC
The nucleotide sequence above comes from Flavobacteriales bacterium. Encoded proteins:
- the queG gene encoding tRNA epoxyqueuosine(34) reductase QueG, with the translated sequence MPDTTVHARSIKAKAEELGFLACGISRAEFLEDEAPRLEQWLRQGKHGNMDYMANHFDMRLDPRLIVPGAKSVISLAYNYHTPLKQEDPEVPKLSTYAFGRDYHKVVKQRLKPLMEYIKLQFGDVAMRSFVDSAPVLEKAWAKRSGLGWVGKHTNVIRQGVGSYFFLCEIIVDLDLAPDAPVTDHCGTCTRCIDACPTDAITPYGVDGSRCISYLTIELKDAIPTEFAGKMENRVFGCDICQQVCPWNRFSTPHKEPQFTPKPELMAMSADEWHGMTEVVFDRLFEGSPVKRTKFNGLRRNLDFLINKK